A single region of the Schistocerca serialis cubense isolate TAMUIC-IGC-003099 chromosome 7, iqSchSeri2.2, whole genome shotgun sequence genome encodes:
- the LOC126413264 gene encoding uncharacterized protein LOC126413264: protein MTYIADAKLSPQGLNATDDYQPTVLHRQLSLICVLSPTLFNGFDEVEKDVLHKTLREMGFTWKRSVSKRKILVERTDIIDWRCKYLIQVRKLRELGRKFFYIDETWVDNNITYRKCWQGPGVEGIMDNVSGSNRIIVVNIGSKDGFLPNAQLAYKAGCATGDYHGQMNYENFSNWISNKVIPNLPPNCVIVMDNASYHNKEHNKAPTRSSNKSEMIEWLLKNKVEAELTMRKTKLFDLIKQHKPEDKVFEINKILEAHGHTVLRLPPYNCDLNPIEMAWAKLKNFVRGRNILGDICMTKLLQLVKEGFETISQDDWSAYCLHVEKLEREYWVKDGVVEDIIDAIVINLESDDDEDDDD from the exons ATGACGTACATTGCAGATGCCAAGTTGAGTCCACAAGGACTAAATGCCACTGATGATTACCAGCCTACAGTTCTGCACCGGCAGCTCTCACTGATTTGTGTACTCTCACCCACTCTCTTCAATGGCTTCGACGAAGTAGAG aaagatgttttacacaagacattgcgtgaaatgggatttacctggaaaagatctgtaagtaaacgaaagattctcgtagaaagaacggatataattgactggcgatgtaagtatctgatccaagtgaggaaattaagggagctaggcagaaaattcttttatattgatgaaacttgggtggacaataacattacttacagaaaatgttggcagggccctggcgttgagggcattatggacaatgttagcggaagcaataggattatagtggtgaatattggatcaaaagatgggttcttacccaacgcacagttggcttataaagcgggttgtgcaacaggagactaccatgggcaaatgaactacgaaaatttttctaattggatatcgaataaagtgattccgaatctgccaccgaactgtgttattgttatggacaacgcttcatatcacaacaaggaacacaacaaagctccaactaggtcctcgaataaaagcgaaatgattgaatggttattaaaaaataaggtggaagctgagttgacaatgagaaaaacaaaattatttgatttaattaaacaacataagccggaagacaaagtatttgaaattaataaaatacttgaagcccatggacacactgtgctgcgacttccaccatacaactgtgacttaaatccaattgaaatggcgtgggcaaagctcaagaatttcgtcagaggaagaaatattcttggagatatttgcatgacgaagttgctgcagttggtgaaagaag gttttgaaacgataagtcaagatgactggagtgcataCTGCCTCCATGTGGAGAAACTTGAAAGAGAATATTGGGTTAAGGATGGGGTTGTGGAAGACATAATAGACgctatagttattaatttagaaagtgatgacgacgaggacgacgacgac